The proteins below are encoded in one region of Coffea arabica cultivar ET-39 chromosome 4c, Coffea Arabica ET-39 HiFi, whole genome shotgun sequence:
- the LOC113738689 gene encoding mitochondrial import inner membrane translocase subunit TIM8, whose amino-acid sequence MDTSRVNSTELEQFLSKEKEKAMANEIVAKLTHICWDKCITSTPGSKFSSSETTCLTNCAQRYMDMSMIIMKRFQSMH is encoded by the exons ATGGATACTTCACGGGTCAACTCCACTGAATTGGAGCAGTTTCTGAGT aaagagaaggaaaaagccATGGCTAATGAAATAGTTGCAAAGCTTACTCACATATGCTGGGACAAATGCATTACCAGTACTCCTGGAAGCAAGTTTAGCTCTAGCGAAACCACTTGTCTCACAAACTGTGCTCAGCGCTACATGGATATGAGCATGATAATAATGAAGCGCTTCCAATCCATGCACTAA
- the LOC113738758 gene encoding NAC domain-containing protein 83-like, producing the protein MTFNLSSTASSSSTSSPSSLPFCLCLCLSSLGLIEDMGCLKFVKDGVIRLPPGFRFQPTDEEIVFQYLLRKTFSCPLPASIIPEINVCKHDPWDLPGDLEQDRYFFSNKEAKYPNGNRTNRATDTGYWKATGVDKQIVSSRRKPLLGLRKTLVFHKGKSPHGSRTDWIMHEYRLILTGKTACCSQQTAKSSQSSSVQLGNWVLCHIFLKKGSTKAVDETVQVCKNYKNIAEQNVRMDQHRFENFTIGNLSEVASTSSSSSFFSDPSVLTEVSSSQCDYEETSSPIV; encoded by the exons ATGACTTTTAACCTATCAAGCACAGCCTCCTCATCATCAACATCTTCCCcgagctctcttcctttctgtCTCTGTCTCTGTCTCAGTTCTCTGGGATTAATTGAGGATATGGGCTGTCTGAAGTTTGTCAAGGATGGAGTAATCAGGCTGCCTCCTGGTTTTCGATTTCAACCAACGGATGAAGAGATTGTCTTCCAATATTTGCTGCGTAAAACATTTTCTTGTCCTTTGCCTGCTTCAATCATTCCTGAGATCAATGTCTGCAAGCATGATCCCTGGGATTTGCCGG GTGATTTAGAGCAAGACAGATATTTCTTCAGCAACAAGGAAGCCAAGTACCCTAACGGTAACAGGACGAATAGAGCTACTGATACTGGCTACTGGAAGGCCACTGGTGTAGACAAACAAATTGTGTCTTCCAGGAGAAAACCGCTGCTGGGGTTAAGGAAAACATTGGTATTCCACAAAGGGAAGTCACCGCATGGCTCCAGAACGGATTGGATCATGCATGAATATCGCCTTATCCTCACAGGAAAAACAGCCTGCTGCTCGCAACAAACTGCAAAATCTTCTCAG AGTTCTTCGGTCCAATTGGGCAATTGGGTTCTATGCCATATATTTTTGAAGAAAGGAAGCACCAAAGCTGTAGATGAAACTGTGCAGGTTTGCAAGAATTATAAGAATATAGCCGAGCAAAATGTGAGAATGGACCAGCATAGATTCGAAAATTTCACTATTGGCAACTTGAGTGAAGTAGCTTCAACCTCGTCCTCTAGTTCTTTCTTCTCTGATCCAAGTGTTCTAACTGAGGTCTCCTCTAGTCAGTGTGATTACGAAGAAACTAGTAGCCCCATTGTATAA
- the LOC140004663 gene encoding protein STRICTOSIDINE SYNTHASE-LIKE 12-like: MNGFRTKQLCDGANSSAASTSGRPLGLGFNFKTGELYVLDFKFGFLVVSPGGGLATQLATGLNGTTFVFPNALDIDQANQIVYFTDAGAIFLSRNLSTIIQSNDTSGKLYKYDARTKTLSLMLNGLSGPLGVAVSKCGAYVLIDEYIASRVRRYWARGPKAGSSEILVNLPGSPDNIKRTISGDFFAAVTILNRHTFQTTSSLGQRINGDLGIVEATVNLTAQYTNNLISEVQEFLGKLYIGSSTASFVGVYGP, encoded by the exons ATGAATG GATTCAGGACCAAGCAACTATGTGATGGTGCCAATAGCTCAGCTGCATCAACAAGTGGAAGGCCACTGGGCCTCGGTTTTAACTTCAAAACCGGTGAATTATATGTTCTTGACTTCAAATTCGGCTTCCTAGTGGTTTCACCTGGTGGAGGGCTTGCAACTCAGCTAGCAACTGGACTCAATGGCACCACTTTTGTATTTCCAAATGCATTAGACATCGACCAAGCTAATCAAATCGTTTACTTCACAGATGCTGGCGCAATATTTTTGTCCAG GAATCTTTCCACGATCATCCAGAGCAATGACACTTCAGGAAAGTTATACAAATATGATGCAAGGACTAAAACGTTGTCATTGATGCTAAATGGACTGTCTGGACCACTTGGAGTTGCTGTAAGCAAGTGTGGTGCATACGTTCTGATTGACGAATATATTGCATCGAGAGTTCGAAGATACTGGGCGAGAGGTCCAAAGGCTGGCTCCTCAGAAATATTGGTCAATCTTCCAGGGAGCCCAGATAACATTAAAAGAACCATTTCAGGGGATTTTTTTGCAGCTGTGACCATTTTAAATCGGCACACTTTTCAGACAACTTCGTCTCTTGGGCAAAGGATCAATGGCGACTTGGGCATTGTTGAGGCAACAGTGAACTTGACGGCACAGTATACAAATAACTTGATTAGCGAAGTACAAGAATTCTTGGGGAAGTTATACATAGGATCCTCGACCGCTAGTTTTGTAGGCGTATATGGTCCTTGA